One window of Zalophus californianus isolate mZalCal1 chromosome 3, mZalCal1.pri.v2, whole genome shotgun sequence genomic DNA carries:
- the ESD gene encoding S-formylglutathione hydrolase isoform X1 — MALKQISSNKCFGGLQKVFEHDSVELNCKMKFAIYLPPKAETGKCPALYWLSGLTCTEQNFISKAGYHQAASEHGLVVIAPDTSPRGCNIKGEDESWDFGTGAGFYVDATEDPWKTNYRMYSYVTEELPQLINANFPVDPQRMSIFGHSMGGHGALICALKNPGKYKSVSAFAPICNPVLCPWGKKAFSGYLGTDQSKWKAYDATHLVKSYPGSQLDILIDQGKDDQFLSDGQLLPDNFIAACTEKKVPVVFRLQEGYDHSYYFIATFITDHIRHHAKYLNA; from the exons ATGGCATTGAAGCAGATTTCCAGCAACAAGTGCTTTGGAGGATTGCAGAAAGTTTTTGAACATGACAG TGTTGAACTGAACTGCAAAATGAAATTTGCTATCTACTTACCACCAAAGGCAGAAACTGGAAAATGCCCTGCACTATATTGGCTGTCTG GTTTGACTTGCACGGAAcaaaattttatatcaaaagCTGGTTATCATCAAGCTGCCTCCGAACATGGCCTTGTCGTCATTGCTCCAGATACAAGCCCTC GTGGCTGCAATATTAAAGGAGAAGATGAGAGCTGGGACTTTGGCACTGGTGCTGGGTTTTATGTGGATGCCACTGAAGATCCTTGGAAAACTAACTACAGAATGTACTCTTACGTAACTGAGGAG CTTCCCCAACTCATAAATGCCAATTTTCCGGTGGACCCCCAAAGGATGTCTATTTTTGGCCACTCCATGGGAGGCCATGGAGCTCTGATTTGTGCTTTGAAGAATCCTGGAAAGTACAAA TCTGTGTCGGCATTTGCTCCCATTTGCAACCCAGTGCTCTGTCCTTGGGGCAAAAAAGCCTTTAGTGGATATTTGGGAACAGATCAAAGTAAATGGAAG gctTATGATGCTACCCATCTTGTGAAGTCCTACCCAGGTTCTCAGCTGGACATACTAATTGATCAAGGGAAAGATGACCAGTTCCTTTCAGATGGACAGTTACTACCTGATAACTTCATAGCTGCCTGTACAGAAAAGAAAGTCCCTGTTGTTTTTAGATTACAAGAG GGTTATGATCATAGCTACTACTTCATCGCAACCTTTATTACTGATCACATCAGACATCATGCAAAATACCTGAATGCATGA
- the ESD gene encoding S-formylglutathione hydrolase isoform X2, with protein MALKQISSNKCFGGLQKVFEHDSVELNCKMKFAIYLPPKAETGKCPALYWLSGLTCTEQNFISKAGYHQAASEHGLVVIAPDTSPRGCNIKGEDESWDFGTGAGFYVDATEDPWKTNYRMYSYVTEELPQLINANFPVDPQRMSIFGHSMGGHGALICALKNPGKYKSVSAFAPICNPVLCPWGKKAFSGYLGTDQSKWKAYDATHLVKSYPGSQLDILIDQGKDDQFLSDGQLLPDNFIAACTEKKVPVVFRLQEAQKSTLYLRSHN; from the exons ATGGCATTGAAGCAGATTTCCAGCAACAAGTGCTTTGGAGGATTGCAGAAAGTTTTTGAACATGACAG TGTTGAACTGAACTGCAAAATGAAATTTGCTATCTACTTACCACCAAAGGCAGAAACTGGAAAATGCCCTGCACTATATTGGCTGTCTG GTTTGACTTGCACGGAAcaaaattttatatcaaaagCTGGTTATCATCAAGCTGCCTCCGAACATGGCCTTGTCGTCATTGCTCCAGATACAAGCCCTC GTGGCTGCAATATTAAAGGAGAAGATGAGAGCTGGGACTTTGGCACTGGTGCTGGGTTTTATGTGGATGCCACTGAAGATCCTTGGAAAACTAACTACAGAATGTACTCTTACGTAACTGAGGAG CTTCCCCAACTCATAAATGCCAATTTTCCGGTGGACCCCCAAAGGATGTCTATTTTTGGCCACTCCATGGGAGGCCATGGAGCTCTGATTTGTGCTTTGAAGAATCCTGGAAAGTACAAA TCTGTGTCGGCATTTGCTCCCATTTGCAACCCAGTGCTCTGTCCTTGGGGCAAAAAAGCCTTTAGTGGATATTTGGGAACAGATCAAAGTAAATGGAAG gctTATGATGCTACCCATCTTGTGAAGTCCTACCCAGGTTCTCAGCTGGACATACTAATTGATCAAGGGAAAGATGACCAGTTCCTTTCAGATGGACAGTTACTACCTGATAACTTCATAGCTGCCTGTACAGAAAAGAAAGTCCCTGTTGTTTTTAGATTACAAGAG GCTCAGAAGAGTACTTTGTATCTAAGATCACACAACTAG